From one Gimesia sp. genomic stretch:
- a CDS encoding alpha/beta fold hydrolase, translating into MNFREQIQEEYPFASHWLKIDGHQYHYLDEGQGEPLLMVHGNPTWSFAWRRLVKQLSRSYRVIAVDHMGCGLSDKPQDYSYTLATHIANLQTLITELDLKNITLFAHDWGGAIGMGAAVDLPERFGKFVLMNTAAFRSQEIPLRIAVCRIPVLGAWGVRGLNLFSGAAIRMAVEKHDRMTRDVKTGFLGPYNNWQNRVAVHRFVQDIPLKPSHRSYETLKHVEEGLAQFKDQPMLLIWGEKDWCFTTNFLDEFERRFPQAETLRIPDAGHYVFEDAHEIMLPRIEQFLQQQA; encoded by the coding sequence ATGAATTTTCGTGAACAGATCCAAGAAGAATATCCGTTTGCTTCGCACTGGCTGAAGATTGACGGACATCAATATCACTATCTGGATGAAGGCCAGGGAGAGCCTCTGCTGATGGTGCACGGAAATCCTACCTGGAGCTTCGCCTGGCGGCGGCTGGTGAAGCAGCTCTCCCGCTCTTATCGCGTGATTGCCGTCGATCACATGGGATGTGGGCTCTCTGATAAGCCCCAGGATTATTCTTATACTCTTGCGACACATATTGCAAATCTGCAGACACTTATCACAGAACTGGATCTCAAGAATATCACACTGTTTGCCCATGACTGGGGCGGCGCCATCGGGATGGGGGCTGCGGTCGACCTTCCTGAGCGGTTCGGGAAGTTCGTCCTGATGAACACTGCTGCCTTTCGTTCGCAGGAAATTCCCCTGCGAATTGCAGTCTGCAGAATCCCTGTATTGGGGGCTTGGGGTGTGCGTGGTCTCAATCTCTTTTCCGGGGCTGCAATTCGGATGGCAGTGGAGAAACATGATCGGATGACCAGAGATGTCAAAACCGGGTTTTTGGGGCCATACAACAACTGGCAGAATCGAGTTGCTGTGCACCGTTTCGTGCAGGATATCCCGCTGAAACCTTCTCACCGCAGTTATGAAACTTTGAAGCACGTCGAGGAAGGACTCGCACAGTTCAAAGACCAGCCGATGCTGTTAATCTGGGGAGAAAAAGACTGGTGCTTTACTACAAATTTTCTGGATGAATTCGAGCGTCGGTTTCCGCAGGCAGAGACACTGCGAATTCCGGACGCGGGGCATTACGTCTTTGAAGACGCCCATGAAATCATGCTGCCCCGCATTGAGCAGTTTCTCCAGCAACAGGCTTAA
- the bioF gene encoding 8-amino-7-oxononanoate synthase: MTSSELPEWMETDLQQIREAGLFRSRRMFQPLAGGRCLLDGQTLVNFSSNDYLDLAQDPRLVSAASAALSELGVGARASALVSGRTSWHARLEEQLAKFEGAEAALLFPSGYAANLGVISAVAQEADTIFCDRLNHASLIDGCRFSGARFRVYRHDQLEKLKRELAKPTGAGRKFIVTDSVFSMDGLSAPLRDLCELAEEFGASLIIDEAHGTGVYGGKGRGLAEELGVEDRVAIRIGTLSKAVGCLGGFVSGSETLINWLWNRVRTQIYSTALPPSICAAACAALEIIQTESVRRVRLHELSRYLRSGLKERSQLTVPASTGPIIPVILSDPDLTMQVARDLQSDGFLVGAIRPPTVPQGTSRLRISLTCAHQREDLERFLKALDGSLARNGESR; the protein is encoded by the coding sequence ATGACGTCCTCTGAACTTCCGGAATGGATGGAAACTGATCTCCAGCAGATCCGGGAGGCGGGGCTGTTTCGTTCGCGCAGAATGTTTCAGCCTCTAGCAGGGGGACGTTGTCTGCTTGATGGCCAGACACTGGTCAATTTCTCCAGTAATGACTATCTTGACCTGGCACAGGATCCACGGCTGGTCTCTGCAGCTTCTGCCGCACTGTCTGAGTTGGGAGTCGGGGCTCGCGCAAGTGCCCTGGTGAGTGGTCGAACCAGCTGGCATGCTCGTCTCGAAGAGCAGCTGGCAAAGTTTGAAGGGGCTGAGGCGGCTCTGTTATTTCCCAGTGGCTATGCAGCCAACCTGGGGGTGATCTCAGCGGTCGCTCAGGAAGCAGATACCATTTTCTGTGATCGGTTAAATCATGCCAGCCTGATTGATGGTTGCCGATTTTCGGGAGCCCGGTTTCGTGTCTACCGACATGATCAGCTGGAGAAACTGAAACGCGAGCTCGCGAAACCCACGGGAGCAGGCAGGAAGTTCATTGTTACCGATTCCGTATTCAGTATGGACGGCCTTTCCGCCCCTCTGCGTGATCTCTGTGAACTGGCAGAGGAGTTTGGGGCCAGTCTAATCATTGATGAGGCGCACGGTACCGGTGTGTACGGAGGTAAAGGACGCGGTCTGGCTGAAGAGCTGGGGGTTGAAGACAGAGTGGCCATTCGGATTGGTACACTCAGTAAAGCCGTGGGCTGCCTGGGGGGCTTTGTTTCTGGTTCTGAAACATTGATCAACTGGCTCTGGAACCGCGTGCGAACCCAGATTTATTCCACTGCCCTGCCCCCGTCTATCTGTGCTGCTGCCTGTGCTGCACTGGAAATCATCCAGACAGAATCTGTGCGACGCGTTCGACTGCATGAGCTGTCCCGCTATCTGAGATCAGGCCTGAAGGAACGTTCTCAGCTGACGGTGCCCGCCTCCACCGGGCCAATTATCCCTGTGATCCTGTCCGATCCTGACTTAACGATGCAGGTGGCGAGGGATCTGCAGTCAGATGGTTTTCTGGTGGGAGCGATCAGGCCCCCCACCGTTCCCCAGGGGACTTCCCGATTACGAATTTCCCTGACCTGCGCCCATCAAAGGGAAGATCTGGAGCGGTTTTTAAAAGCACTGGATGGTTCACTCGCCAGAAACGGGGAATCCCGATAA
- a CDS encoding Xaa-Pro peptidase family protein: MLTKEGCQARQKRLWDAVPDHLEWILVADPRHVLYLSNFLVQPCSFSRGERALLLLDREKGVTLIGDNFTLRSAAAEFYVDHEAVETWYDHKHSVKNRDHALFKALASVVPQLKGRSGAIEAEWLPVGALQELEITQTDAILELGSVLRQLRRQKHDDEIALLKQCMQACDAGHACAREIVEAGKSEFDIFRKVQAAVLQAAGLPVIIYGDFRASTLEIPKAGGLPSGHVLGNGDLFVLDYSVVIHGYRSDFTNTIAVGEPSAEQEKLFGLCQAAMQGGESTLKAGTKCADVHAATAAPIWDAGYKENFQHHAGHGLGLGHPEAPILVPESIDTLLAGDVVTLEPGVYVEGIGGMRIEHNYLITEDGFERLSNHVIALK, from the coding sequence ATGTTGACAAAAGAAGGATGTCAGGCGCGACAGAAACGATTGTGGGATGCTGTTCCCGATCATCTGGAATGGATTCTGGTTGCAGATCCACGTCACGTCTTGTATCTCTCGAATTTTCTGGTGCAACCCTGCAGTTTCTCTCGGGGCGAACGGGCTCTGTTACTGCTGGATCGGGAAAAAGGCGTTACCCTGATCGGAGATAATTTCACACTCCGGTCTGCAGCTGCCGAGTTCTATGTAGATCACGAGGCCGTTGAAACCTGGTACGACCACAAACATTCAGTCAAAAATCGAGATCACGCCCTGTTTAAAGCACTTGCGTCAGTCGTCCCGCAATTAAAAGGACGTTCTGGTGCCATCGAAGCTGAATGGCTGCCGGTTGGGGCACTGCAGGAATTGGAAATTACTCAGACCGATGCCATACTTGAATTGGGTAGCGTGCTGCGTCAGTTGCGCCGTCAGAAGCACGATGACGAAATTGCATTGCTGAAACAGTGCATGCAAGCCTGTGACGCAGGTCACGCCTGTGCCCGGGAAATTGTCGAGGCTGGTAAGAGTGAGTTCGATATTTTCCGCAAAGTACAAGCCGCAGTACTGCAGGCCGCAGGTTTGCCAGTGATTATTTATGGTGACTTCCGGGCTTCAACGCTTGAGATCCCCAAGGCAGGCGGACTACCTTCCGGTCATGTTCTGGGCAACGGTGATCTGTTCGTTCTCGATTATTCGGTCGTGATTCACGGATATCGCAGCGATTTTACCAATACGATTGCGGTTGGCGAACCGAGTGCGGAGCAGGAAAAACTGTTTGGTCTCTGTCAAGCTGCTATGCAGGGTGGGGAGTCGACTCTCAAAGCGGGAACCAAATGTGCTGATGTGCATGCCGCAACGGCAGCCCCAATCTGGGATGCTGGATATAAGGAAAACTTCCAGCATCACGCCGGACATGGCCTGGGACTGGGGCATCCGGAAGCACCGATTCTCGTGCCGGAGAGCATCGATACTCTTTTGGCCGGTGACGTGGTGACTCTAGAGCCTGGTGTCTATGTGGAAGGTATCGGTGGCATGAGGATTGAGCATAATTACCTGATCACGGAAGATGGATTTGAGCGGCTCAGCAATCATGTAATTGCACTCAAGTAG